CCGGACGAAGCCAACGAAGCCGCTCTCATGCAGCGCTTCCCACGTGAACTCCACCTCGCCAGTATCCGGCTCAGCAGCCGCATTCCCAACCGCCAGAGCGTTGGGGCGAGACCTCTGTCGTCGCATCAGCCGCTTATGAAGCGGACAGGGCAGGACGGCAGCAAGCACCACGTGATCATGCGAGAAGACCCGCGGCGCGAGCACCTTGCGAGAAAATCCTGTCGCGGAGCTGTCAGCAATCGTGAGCCCTGCGACAGAGAGGGAGTGTGAGCGCGATTCCGAGCGCCGTCCCGGAGGATGGCCCACCCCGAGCACTGCGGCCTTACGAGGTCGCTGACCTGACGACCCTCGAACTGCTCGACGCGGTCATCGAGTCCGGCTACACCGGGCACACGTGGGCCGAACTAACGTGCCGCCTCGTGGCCACGGCCCTGCCGGATCTTGAACGCGCGATCCGTACTGGCTCGATCTATCGCCGCTGCCGTCGCGCCGGTTACAAGATCGAAGTCAGTCAGGAACTGCAGCGCCGGCCACTGTGCGAAGACATCGCCGCAGAGGCCGTTGAGGAGTGTCTCGTGCACTTTGAGACCAAGGTGCTCCCCGACGGCGAGTGGGATCCGGAGCGCGGTGCCAGCCTCGAGGTGTTCTTCACTCAGTGCTGCCTCGGGCGCCTAGTCAACCGATGGCGCTTCCACCTGCACCAGCGCCGTGTCGAGGCGATGGACCTGGAGGCCCTCGACGAGGGGGGCCCGGCGGGTGTGTTCACCGTGGTCGCCTATCCGCCCGTGGATCCCGCTTACCGGGCCGAGCTCCGCGATGAGCTGGCCCGAGCGACCGCGCCGCTCAAGGATGACGATCTGGTCGCACTTGCCCTTGAGTCGCGGGGTTGGAGTCGCGCGGAGATCGCCGAGGAGTTGGGTGTCAAGCGCAACACACTCGACGCACGGATCAATAGGGCACAAAAGGCCGCTCGAGTACGGAGGACAGCATGAGCAAGCACGAGTCCATCGACACGTCGGATGCCACGTCGTTGCCCGGCAGGGCGGACGCGCCGATCCTGTCGTTGAACGAAGACCGGCTCGGGCGCGAGCGGTTCGCCCGAGCTCTGGCCGCCGAGGTCCTCACCGCCCCCGCGGCACGCGGCTGCGTAATGGGCCTGACCGGGCCATGGGGAAGCGGCAAGACATCTGTCCTGAACATGGTCGCGGAGGCCATCGGCAGCGATGCGATCGTCGTCCACTTCAACCCGTGGATGTTCTCCGGAACCGAGGCTCTCGTCAGCGCATTCTTCACGGAGATCGGAAAGCAGCTGGGCAGGAAGACGGCGAAGCTGAAGGGAATCGCGGGAAAGCTGGCAACCTACGGGCAAGTGCTCTCGCCCTTCGCCGCTCTCGCCGGCGCCGGCGGCGCGACGCAGGGCGTTGCCAACGTTCTCAAGGAGTTTGCTGGGGCACCCTCGGTGTTCGAACAGCGCCAGGAGTTGCACACCATGCTCGGCGAACTCGAGAAAAGGCTCGTCGTCATCGTCGACGATGTCGACCGGCTGCGCCCCAGCGAGGTTCGCGACATCGTCCGCCTCGTTCGACTCGTCGGCGACTTCCCGAACACCCTCTATCTTCTCGCATTCGACCGCGGGCGCGTGGAGGAGTGCCTGGGTGATGGGGACCTCGCGCGCGGGCGCGCCTACCTGGAAAAGATCGTGCAGGTCACCCACGACGTACCGGCCGCCCGCGAGCCAGAAGTGGCCACCTTGTTCACTGACGGCTTACTGTCGGTCCTCGACACCCTGCCCGCCGGCCCGTTCGTCCGCGAAGACTGGCAGAACATCTTCAGCCTCGTCATCAGACCGTTGCTCGTGACGCCGCGCCACGTTCAGCGGCTACTCGGATCCGTCTCGATGACCCTGCGGATGGTTGGGGATGAAATTGCCCTCACCGACCTGGTCGGTATCGAGGCCGTGCGTGTGCTGCACCCGGCACTGTACGAAGCCACCGTCTCCGTCGCCGACCACCTGTTCGCACGGGGAGGATTCGCCGAGGGCGGGTACCAGCGGAACCGCTCTGCGGCGGAGAGCCCCATCGCCGCGATGCACGCCGCCTCGCCGGAGCTTGCCGAGGCGGTCTGTCGCTGGCTGTTCCCGGCAGCGCGACGCCACTTTGAGAACATGCATCATGGATCGGAGTGGGAGACCACCTGGCGATGGCAGCGCAAGATCGCGAGCTCGGCGGTCTTCCGGTTCTATCTGGAGCGCCAACTGCCAGCCGGGGTCGTGCCCGCAGCTCTGGTGACAAACGCCTTCGAGCACCTCGCCGATCGCGACGGGCTTCGCCAAATTGTCGATCAATGCTCTTCCTCCGAGCTCATGGACCTGCTTGAGCGGTTGACCCGGCCGATTGAAGACCTGCCGTTCGATTCCGACGACATCGAGGCGGATCCGGCGCGAACCGCGATCCCCGTCCTGATGGATCTTCTTCCCCGGCTTCCTGAGGAAGACGCCGTCTACGGACGTCGCGGAACGATGACGCTCATGCGGGTCGCTGTGCGACTGCTGCGGCGGATGCCGGAGGAGCAAACCCGAACCGGGGCGTTCTGTGCGGCCATCGCAGACGTGAAGACGATGAGTGGCCGGCTGATCCTGTTGGCGGTCGCCGGTCATCGCGAAAACATCGGCAACGCACTGATTGACGCCACGGTCGCCACAGAGCTCGAGGATCAGCTCCGCGGCGACCTCATGGCGCTATCACCTGAGGACTTCGCCTCCCAGGATCGCATCGCCCGTCTCGCGTCCTTCGTGGCGGAGACTGACGAGGGAAAGAGCGCCCTTCATACCTTTGCCGAGAACGACCGCGTCATCTTCGCCCTGCTCGCCGACTGCGTCGGCTCGACACGCCGCCAGACAATCGGCGCCGCGGCCGTCGAGACAACAGCAGTACTGCCCTGGGAGCAGTTGCTGGAGTGGTTCGGCGAGGAAACGTTCCTGCATCGGCTCGCCGAGGTGATCACCGCCGTTGCTAACGGCACCGAGATCTCCAACGAGGAGGCCGCGGCACTGGGTCTCGCGGCCGAATATGCGAGCGGCAGCCGGCCGCTCAGGCCGTGGGAACGACTGGAGCGCAACCAGCCCGGTGTCGAAACCGATGAGCGGGACAACTCCGCGGACGATGAGCAGCCCGGCTGCGAAGGCGCGGCAGCAACCATCACGCCTTTGCATGTCCAGCCCGTCATCGCGTCTGACGGTGTGTAGTGCGTCGAAATGCTGCTCACTAGGAACACACGTACGGGGTGGTCACGACAGCATGCTGCGCCCCGCGCGGAAGAGCCTGACGGTGTGGCCGCTATTCCGCCGCGCGTGAGCCTGCGGAGCCCGACTCGAGTCCAGCCGAGCGTTCACGACCGAAAACTGTCGGAGGCGACTGATAGAGATGATGGTGAACGTTCTGGGAACGAACTGGAGCACGAGAGCGGAAAAGAGCATGGCGGGCAAGACCTATGTGGATCATCGGGTGCTGGCACAGTTCGCGCAGGACCACGTGAACGTGCCGGTGGATGAGGCCGAGGAGCGGCGCGCGCAGGTGAACCATCTGCGTCGGCGCCTGGAACTGCACATCGCCAAACACCCGGAGTACGACCTGGTGAAGCTGCGCGCCTCCGGGAGTACGGCGAAACACACCGCGATCCGACGCAGGAAGTCAGAGGGTTCGGACGCCGACGTGGCGGCATACCTGCGTACCGGAGACATCGAGATCGATGAGCATCTGCTTCTGGAATGGCTGTTGAAGCGCTGCCGCGAAGTGTACGGAGAGACGAAGGACGAGGCGGACTTCGCCATCTCACAGCATGCCGTAGGCATCACGATGCGCGGCTCGGGCCTGAAGATCGACGTCGCGCCGGTGCTCTACACAGGCGAGCCGGACGACAAGGGCTTCTTGGTCACCCGCCAGGGGCAGCGAGTGCTGACGTCAGTGACGTTGCACCTGCGGTTCATCGAGGCACGTAAGCGCGAGGCCGGTCGCGGGTACGCCGAACTGATCCGCCTCCTCAAGGCGTGGATCCGGTGGACCAAGACGCAGGACAGCTCGCTGCGCTGCAAGAGCTTCTTGCTGGAACTGCTGGTAGCCCATCTGTGGGAGAACGGCTGGCACAGCGAGGCGCTGCAGGTCAACGACTATCCAAG
This genomic window from Actinospica robiniae DSM 44927 contains:
- a CDS encoding sigma-70 family RNA polymerase sigma factor, with protein sequence MSAIPSAVPEDGPPRALRPYEVADLTTLELLDAVIESGYTGHTWAELTCRLVATALPDLERAIRTGSIYRRCRRAGYKIEVSQELQRRPLCEDIAAEAVEECLVHFETKVLPDGEWDPERGASLEVFFTQCCLGRLVNRWRFHLHQRRVEAMDLEALDEGGPAGVFTVVAYPPVDPAYRAELRDELARATAPLKDDDLVALALESRGWSRAEIAEELGVKRNTLDARINRAQKAARVRRTA
- a CDS encoding P-loop NTPase fold protein, with the translated sequence MSKHESIDTSDATSLPGRADAPILSLNEDRLGRERFARALAAEVLTAPAARGCVMGLTGPWGSGKTSVLNMVAEAIGSDAIVVHFNPWMFSGTEALVSAFFTEIGKQLGRKTAKLKGIAGKLATYGQVLSPFAALAGAGGATQGVANVLKEFAGAPSVFEQRQELHTMLGELEKRLVVIVDDVDRLRPSEVRDIVRLVRLVGDFPNTLYLLAFDRGRVEECLGDGDLARGRAYLEKIVQVTHDVPAAREPEVATLFTDGLLSVLDTLPAGPFVREDWQNIFSLVIRPLLVTPRHVQRLLGSVSMTLRMVGDEIALTDLVGIEAVRVLHPALYEATVSVADHLFARGGFAEGGYQRNRSAAESPIAAMHAASPELAEAVCRWLFPAARRHFENMHHGSEWETTWRWQRKIASSAVFRFYLERQLPAGVVPAALVTNAFEHLADRDGLRQIVDQCSSSELMDLLERLTRPIEDLPFDSDDIEADPARTAIPVLMDLLPRLPEEDAVYGRRGTMTLMRVAVRLLRRMPEEQTRTGAFCAAIADVKTMSGRLILLAVAGHRENIGNALIDATVATELEDQLRGDLMALSPEDFASQDRIARLASFVAETDEGKSALHTFAENDRVIFALLADCVGSTRRQTIGAAAVETTAVLPWEQLLEWFGEETFLHRLAEVITAVANGTEISNEEAAALGLAAEYASGSRPLRPWERLERNQPGVETDERDNSADDEQPGCEGAAATITPLHVQPVIASDGV
- a CDS encoding CBASS oligonucleotide cyclase, with amino-acid sequence MAGKTYVDHRVLAQFAQDHVNVPVDEAEERRAQVNHLRRRLELHIAKHPEYDLVKLRASGSTAKHTAIRRRKSEGSDADVAAYLRTGDIEIDEHLLLEWLLKRCREVYGETKDEADFAISQHAVGITMRGSGLKIDVAPVLYTGEPDDKGFLVTRQGQRVLTSVTLHLRFIEARKREAGRGYAELIRLLKAWIRWTKTQDSSLRCKSFLLELLVAHLWENGWHSEALQVNDYPRAFEQVLSYIATTGLKTPILFDDYYGADEVITSSDPIQVWDPVNPGNNVASSYNDMERRRLVDAAASALDSVSWAAMAPTKAEAADAWRELFGPTFPGV